From a single Cryptococcus neoformans var. neoformans B-3501A chromosome 3, whole genome shotgun sequence genomic region:
- a CDS encoding hypothetical protein (Match to ESTs gb|CF190497.1|CF190497, gb|CF190496.1|CF190496; HMMPfam hit to Sugar_tr, Sugar (and other) transporter, score: 360.3, E(): 2.5e-105), giving the protein MVAAVANEGGGLESWADWFKKDYRRPIFFCALISIAPVAYGYDGTYFTSLLETPVFVEQFGDNTGNGTYALSSSDQSLWVSIIQVGEVVGSLGAGPIGDYSGRKGGIFSAIVLLAIGVVLQMIIVGSSALLTVGRLIAGMGIGIISNAAPLYLSEIPPMEIRGACVSSWQLMLAIGQVIGAGVGLGTHTMSSTASWRIPVALNLVWVVLLFVVLFIVPESPRWLLYKGKEAKAERALNKIHGGSEYRDVLVSEQLAILNKSREEEAEASSGESKWSDLWKNPVERRKFFATVGILVSQQISGVQFIFSYTTTFFALVGISDTFIITIIVDCIEVLGVIASFFVVERWGRRPLLIYTGIFMFITLLIVGAMGAVSGQGDRFEPYLADHPSLGKAVAAMICLYVFAFNLSWGPLAWVVAAEMSTGRNRQKHLSIGTAMFWVSAWVVTFTLPYLFQPDEAGLGPMIGFIYAFGGFLSVAFVYFFIPETQGRTLEEINFMMEARIPTRQWKGYDLATVVARDEKKITRGEAEHLEKVDELERPQNKRFMSLFAADSESS; this is encoded by the exons ATGGTTGCTGCAGTTgctaatgaaggagggggTTTGGAGAGCTGGGCCGACTGGTTCAAGAAGGACTATCGGCGTCCTATCTTTTTCTGCGCCTTGATCAGTATTGCCCCAGTCGCGTACGGTTACGATGGTACCTATTTCACTTCTTTGCTTGAGACACCTGTCTTTG TTGAGCAATTCGGCGATAACACTGGCAATGGCACTTATGCTCTTTCAAGCAGCGATCAGTCCCTTTGGGTTTCTATCATTCAGGTCGGTGAGGTTGTTGGTTCTTTGGGAGCTGGTCCTATCGG TGACTACTCTGGTCGAAAGGGCGGTATCTTCTCTGCCATCGTCCTTCTCGCCATTGGTGTCGTCCTTCAAATGATCATTGTCGGCAGCTCGGC TCTTCTTACTGTTGGCCGTCTTATTGCTGGTATGGGCATTGGTATCATTTCCAACGC TGCTCCTCTTTATTTATCAGAAATCCCTCCCATGGAGATTCGAGGTGCTTGTGTCTCAAG TTGGCAACTTATGCTTGCGATTGGTCAGGTTATCGGTGCCGGTGTCGGTTTGGGAACACATACCATGTCTTCCACGGCATCGTGGCGTATCCCAGTCGCGCTCAACTTGGTCTGGgtcgtcctcctcttcgtcgtcctctTTATCGTTCCCGAATCTCCTCGATGGCTTCTATacaagggcaaggaggCCAAGGCTGAGCGGGCTCTTAACAAGATCCACGGCGGTTCTGAATATAGGGATGTTTTGGTGTCTGAGCAACTTGCGATTTTGAACAAGTCtagggaggaggaggccgAGGCTTCTAGTGGCGAGTCCAAGTGGAGTGATCTTTGGA AGAACCCTGTCGAGCGCCGAAAGTTCTTCGCTACTGTCGGTATCCTCGTCTCGCAGCAGATCTCTGGCGTTCAATTCATTTTCTCCTACACCACCACCTTTTTCGCTCTCGTCGGTATTTCAGAtaccttcatcatcact ATCATTGTCGACTGTATTGAGGTTCTTGGTGTCATTGCGAGTTTCTTCGTTGTTGAGAGGTGGGGTCGACGGCCTTTGCTTATCTACAC TGGTATCTTCATGTTCATCACCCTTCTGATTGTCGGCGCCATGGGTGCTGTTTCTGGTCAGGGTGACCGGTTTGAGCCCTACTTGGCTGACCACCCGTCGCTCGGTAAGGCCGTTGCTGCCATGATCTGTCTTTATG TGTTCGCCTTTAACCTTTCTTGGGGTCCTCTCGCTTGGGTCGTTGCGGCCGAGATGTCTACTGGTCGAAACCGTCAGAAGCACCTTTCCATCGGTACCGCCATGTTCTGGGTCTCCGCCTGGGTTGTCACTTTTACTCTTCCGTATCTTTTCCAGCCCGACGAAGCTGGTTTGGGTCCTATGATTGGTTTT ATCTACGCTTTCGGTGGATTTCTGTCGGTTGCTTTTGTCTACTTTTTTATTCCAGAGACCCAGGGCCGAACCTTGGAAGAAATCAA CTTCATGATGGAGGCTCGGATTCCCACTAGACAATGGAAGGGCTATGACCTCGCCACAGTTGTTGCCagggacgagaagaagattacGCGTGGTGAGGCTGAGCACCTCGAAAAGGTAGACGAGTTGGAAAGACCTCAGAATAAGAGGTTTATGAGCTTGTTTGCTGCCGATTCTGAAAGCTCTTAG
- a CDS encoding hypothetical protein (HMMPfam hit to Chitin_synth_1, Chitin synthase, score: 431.3, E(): 1.1e-126): MNPGDIYQPPGGYSPARQNQRPPQPQPFPQQPYPPPPAVQYGDPFSAPPQRPPAASLQNMSPAWHEPPHASHPLQPTSPTGPPAPRYSLPTQSLSPFNGSPASAPAPAPYTMGSPPNSHPPMHASPPQHIRFGANPSHLPPQQQPAPSYSYPNGIDDRLTSPPPLLPHHSSQSSMSAMPAPVPDNINYGPPSYPPQGYGNAADDDMNDSRPLLAHAAPDSRFGIPQSTSAMSMTAPAVRYQLSDAGAGDMGVTMYTGNGDAEGQNGFGTGDGVGAGGEDEVNMHYGPVPARIVRRNRTQKRVQLFQGHLVLDIEVPTMLLEQCPIRQGNEFTKLRYTAVTCDPNDFVDDMYTLRQRLYDPPRQTELFIVITMYNEDDILFCRTMRGVMQNIAHLCTRSKSKTWGVNGWKKVVVCIVADGRKKINPRTRSVLAALGVYQEGVGKNMVNGKPVTAHVYEYTTQLSINSSGKIGPAGSNTVPIQMLFCLKEKNQKKINSHRWFFNAFGACLRPNVCVLLDVGTQPGPDSIYHLWKAFDINSSVGGACGEIVALKGMFWKNLLNPLVAAQNFEYKMSNILDKPLESVFGYITVLPGAFSAYRYIALLNDEKGNGPLKQYFVGETMHGSGAGIFSSNMYLAEDRILCWELVSKRQCKWKLHYVKSAYAITDVPDTVAELVSQRRRWLNGSFFAAIHSIVHFGYLYRSSHSFTRKFFLHIELVYQTLNMVFAWFALGNYFIAFFVLTESLNSLGTAWKYVNTPLHYIYIALLLWCFLLSLGNRPAGSKIGYTSSMVGFALITIYMLFAAIYLTVKGVEDIQAAGEVTASTVLGNKIFRNIVISLLATYGLYIISSLMALEPWHMITSFFQYLLLAPSYINVLNVYAFCNVHDVSWGTKGSDKVSDDLGAVKSSDDNKDEVTVDVPIEQKDINAVYAAELQILGNKAPKEVRVVNDDQKQEDYYKNVRTNVLLAWTMTNGALVAAILQVSGGDSAVATTYMGVLLYTVAGLAFFRFLGSSAYLLVRLFVGE; encoded by the exons ATGAACCCGGGCGACATATACCAGCCACCAGGCGGCTACAGCCCCGCCCGCCAGAACCAGCGTCCCCCGCAGCCGCAGCCTTTCCCGCAGCAACCgtatcctccaccgcctgCAGTCCAATATGGCGATCCCTTCAGCGCCCCCCCACAGCGGCCGCCTGCTGCCTCCCTCCAGAACATGTCCCCCGCGTGGCACGAGCCCCCCCACGCGTCTCACCCTCTCCAGCCGACGTCGCCGACCGGCCCTCCAGCTCCCCGGTACTCGCTTCCGACGCAGTCATTGTCCCCCTTCAACGGCTCCCCGGCGTCTGCGCCCGCCCCAGCACCATATACGATGGGCTCACCGCCCAATTCTCATCCGCCTATGCATGCATCTCCACCCCAGCACATTCGTTTCGGCGCGAACCCGTCACATCTTCCGCCCCAGCAACAGCCTGCCCCGTCATACTCGTATCCAAACGGCATTGATGACCGTCTCACCTCGCCGCCTCCTTTGTTGCCCCACCATTCATCCCAGTCGTCCATGTCTGCCATGCCCGCTCCAGTTCCAGATAACATCAACTACGGCCCCCCGTCGTATCCTCCTCAAGGGTACGGCAACGCCGCAGACGACGATATGAATGACTCCcgccctcttcttgcaCACGCGGCGCCTGATTCTCGGTTTGGTATTCCTCAGTCAACAAGCGCAATGTCCATGACAGCTCCGGCCGTACGATATCAATTGAGCGATGCAGGTGCTGGAGATATGGGCGTCACGATGTACACGGGGAACGGTGATGCTGAAGGGCAGAATGGGTTTGGAACTGGTGACGGCGTAGGTGCGGGCGGTGAGGACGAGGTCAATATGCACTATGGACCCGTTCCAGCGAGGATCGTCAGGCGAAATAGGACGCAAAAACGCGTCCA ACTCTTCCAGGGCCATCTCGTACTTGATATCGAAGTCCCTACAATGCTGCTCGAGCAGTGTCCAATTCGCCAGGGAAACGAATTCACCAAACTGAGATATACAGCGGTTACCTGTGACCCAAATGACTTTGTGGATGACATGTATACTCTCAGACAACGATTATACGATCCACCCCGACAAACGGAGCTTTTCATTGTCATTACAATGTATAAT GAGGACGACATTTTGTTTTGTCGAACAATGCGAGGCGTGATGCAGAATATTGCTCACCTTTGTACGAGGTCAAAAAGTAAGACCTGGGGAGTGAACGGCTGGAAAAAG GTGGTGGTGTGCATCGTTGCAGATGGTCGAAAAAAGATCAACCCCCGAACTCGATCTGTCCTCGCCGCGCTCGGTGTATACCAAGAAGGTGTAGGTAAGAACATGGTCAATGGAAAGCCTGTCACAGCACACGTGTACGAGTATACTACACAAT TGTCGATAAACTCTAGTGGAAAGATTGGGCCTGCCGGTTCAAATACGGTGCCAATCCAAATGTTGTTCTGCCTCAAG GAGAAGaatcagaagaagatcaacaGTCATCGATGGTTCTTCAA CGCTTTTGGTGCTTGCCTTCGGCCAAACGTTTGCGTCCTTCTTGACGTCGGTACGCAACCTGGGCCCGATTCGATCTATCATCTTTGGAAGGCATTTGATATCAACTCGAGTGTTGGGGGTGCTTGTGGTGAGATTGTTGCGTTGAAGGGAATGTTCTGGAAAAATCTACTGAACCCTTT GGTGGCAGCGCAAAACTTTGAATACAAGATGAGTAACATTTTGGATAAGCCTCTCGAGTCGGTTTTTGGATATATCACCGTCTT GCCGGGCGCTTTTTCCGCGTATCGATATATCGCACTACTCAACGACGAGAAAGGAAACGGTCCCCTAAAGCAGTATTTTGTTGGAGAGACGATGCATGGTTCTGGTGCTGGTATCTT CTCGTCCAATATGTATCTCGCCGAAG ATCGTATCCTTTGTTGGGAGCTTGTGAGCAAGAGACAATGTAAATGGAAGCTGCATTATGTCAAGTCGGCCTATGCTATTACAGACGTGCCGGACACGGTTGCTGAGCTGGTTTCTCAAAGACGAAG ATGGCTTAATGGGTCTTTCTTTGCGGCCATTCATTCTATCGTCCATTTCGGCTATCTTTATCGATCTTC CCATTCATTTACTCGGAAATTCTTCCTGCACATAGAGCTGGTCTACC AAACATTAAACATGGTTTTCGCCTGGTTCGCTTTAGGGAATTATTTCATTGCTTTC TTTGTTCTTACCGAATCTCTCAACTCCCTCGGCACTGCTTGGAAATACGTCAACACGCCCTTGCATTATATCTATATTGCGCTTTTGCTATGGTGTTTCCTATTAAGTTTGGGCAACAGGCCTGCTGG TTCTAAAATTGGCTACACTTCAAGTATGGTCGGATTCGCTTTGATCACAATATATATGCTCTTTGCTGCCA TTTATTTGACGGTAAAAGGTGTAGAAGACATCCAGGCGGCAGGCGAGGTAACAGCGAGCACTGTACTTGGGAACAAAATCTTTAGGAATATCGTAATATCGTTGTTGGCGACATATGGTCTGTATATTATCAGTTCGCTAATGGCTCTTGAACCCTGGCATATGA ttacttctttctttcaatATCTTTTACTCGCCCCGTCGTACATTAATGTACTCAA CGTATATGCGTTTTGCAACGTGCACGATGTG TCTTGGGGTACTAAAGGATCCGACAAAGTTTCTGACGATCTTGGTGCCGTCAAGTCCTCAGACGACAACAAAGACGAAGTCACTGTTGATGTACCGATTGAACAAAAGGATATCAATGCTGTATACGCGGCAGAGTTGCAAATATTGGGAAACAAGGCTCCGAAAGAGGTGCGGGTGGTTAACGATGATCAGAAACAAGAGGATTATTATAAAAACGTTAGGACGAAT GTGTTGCTGGCTTGGACAATGACCAACGGGGCTTTGGTGGCTGCGATCTT GCAAGTTAGCGGTGGTGATAGTGCAGTAGCGACGACGTATATGGGTGTCTTGTTGTA CACTGTAGCTGGTCTTGCCT TCTTCCGATTCCTTGGATCTTCAGCATATCTTCTCGTTCGTCTGTTCGTCGGAGAGTAG
- a CDS encoding hypothetical protein (HMMPfam hit to DUF567, Protein of unknown function (DUF567), score: 61.5, E(): 2.2e-15), producing MGIFTPSAPAVLSPVHPPLGIHPAYTSHPQPVTLVLKERVFSFSGDDFGVKDTNGQVVVRCQGKALSFKDRKVITDPNGQFLFGIRNKLIAIHKTFIGEDAHGNEIFRIKKKLSFGSHLVATFHNPATNSPTTLVLKGDFWGGSADISIEGGPVVGQISRKLFNAREFWGDKQTYFLTVAPGVDLALMAAVCICFDEAKNEENN from the exons ATGGGTATATTTACACCGTCTGCTCCAGCCGTACTCAGCCCGGTCCACCCCCCACTCGGAATCCACCCTGCGTACACCTCGCACCCTCAGCCTGTCACGCTCGTCTTGAAAGAGCGCGTCTTTTCCTTTAGCGGCGATGACTTTGGAGTCAAGGATACGAACGGACAGGTGGTGGTGAGATGTCAGGGGAAAGCGCTCTCATTTAAGGATCGTAAGG TGATCACCGACCCAAATGGCCAGTTCCTCTTTGGCATCCGCAATAAGCTCATCGCCATCCACAAGACATTCATCGGTGAGGACGCACATGGGAACGAAATATTCCGTATCAAAAAGAAACTCTCTTTCGGTTCACACCTGGTTGCCACTTTCCACAACCCTGCCACCAATTCCCCTACGACTCTTGTTTTGAAAGGAGACTTCTGGGGAGGGTCTGCTGATATATCCATTGAGGGTGGGCCGGTAGTGGGCCAGATTTCGAGAAAGCTGTTTAATGCGCGAGAGTTCTGGGGGGATAAACAGACT TACTTTTTGACAGTAGCCCCAGGCGTGGACCTTGCGCTCATGGCAGCGGTCTGTATATGCTTCGATGAGGCGAAGAATGAGGAAAATAACTAA